A stretch of Cicer arietinum cultivar CDC Frontier isolate Library 1 chromosome 5, Cicar.CDCFrontier_v2.0, whole genome shotgun sequence DNA encodes these proteins:
- the LOC101496657 gene encoding uncharacterized protein isoform X1 — translation MQFLKVVFYEALKDVTEYGKQRWISSSKWQVNNSFEGLVLGGLAGGLSAYLTTPLDVVKTRLQVQGSTLMYNGWLDAMYNIWVREGMKGMFRGSIPRIAWYIPASALTFMAVEFLREHFNERGPNGDLRDVARLSIEKKKSLQEAA, via the exons atgcaatttttaAAGGTTGTGTTCTATGAAGCTTTGAAAGATGTTACAGAGTACGGGAAGCAAAGATGGATATCTAGCTCCAAATGGCAGGTTAATAATTCATTTGAGGGGCTGGTTTTAGGAGGATTAGCTGGTG GTCTCAGTGCATATCTCACCACTCCTTTGGATGTCGTCAAAACAAGGCTGCAAGTTCAGGGTTCAACTTTAAT GTATAATGGTTGGTTGGATGCAATGTACAATATATGGGTCAGGGAAGGCATGAAGGGGATGTTTAGGGGTAGCATCCCCAGAATTGCGTGGTACATTCCGGCTTCAGCTCTTACATTCATGGCTGTGGAATTTCTCAGAGAACATTTTAATGAAAGAGGGCCCAATGGTGATTTGAGAGATGTTGCCAGATTATCAATAGAAAAGAAGAAATCTCTACAAGAGGCTGCTTAA
- the LOC101496657 gene encoding uncharacterized protein isoform X2: MVVFYEALKDVTEYGKQRWISSSKWQVNNSFEGLVLGGLAGGLSAYLTTPLDVVKTRLQVQGSTLMYNGWLDAMYNIWVREGMKGMFRGSIPRIAWYIPASALTFMAVEFLREHFNERGPNGDLRDVARLSIEKKKSLQEAA, encoded by the exons atg GTTGTGTTCTATGAAGCTTTGAAAGATGTTACAGAGTACGGGAAGCAAAGATGGATATCTAGCTCCAAATGGCAGGTTAATAATTCATTTGAGGGGCTGGTTTTAGGAGGATTAGCTGGTG GTCTCAGTGCATATCTCACCACTCCTTTGGATGTCGTCAAAACAAGGCTGCAAGTTCAGGGTTCAACTTTAAT GTATAATGGTTGGTTGGATGCAATGTACAATATATGGGTCAGGGAAGGCATGAAGGGGATGTTTAGGGGTAGCATCCCCAGAATTGCGTGGTACATTCCGGCTTCAGCTCTTACATTCATGGCTGTGGAATTTCTCAGAGAACATTTTAATGAAAGAGGGCCCAATGGTGATTTGAGAGATGTTGCCAGATTATCAATAGAAAAGAAGAAATCTCTACAAGAGGCTGCTTAA